Proteins encoded together in one Lepisosteus oculatus isolate fLepOcu1 chromosome 2, fLepOcu1.hap2, whole genome shotgun sequence window:
- the LOC138224148 gene encoding uncharacterized protein, producing the protein MTGRDLLGKTAVQDKTEVLLSCAVELMIDGQAVTSQQSEIKKIEVVALSVGKVQIQVDRKHIDEEDYVKLRCGAERGTRCYFYIDQNPNHIRSETFREEYKVCVLRVSGKELQEEKGTGISTEVSLSCAVELESEGQMITSSHSEKIRIKVEAKFGRLRIDMDLKRINTDQNATIRCEAERGTRCHFYTDESEAPFRSVPFREQYKVCSLTLSGKELLGQRGTGIRTEVVLSCAVELGTLGQTSTSQRSKNITVEVEDVTKSDELHKNGIIKGNWHLPKNVKWAAVGGLSFLIPMLVLTCVFFQHKRNKHVSERDVEQHENSNLENTVYASINKGQQRVMKQHVTDNEVCYSTLMHTERQKITAPVIQVTENSQYAAVVIH; encoded by the exons ATGACTGGGAGAGATCTACTGGGCAAGACAGCTGTTCAGGATAAAACTGAAGTGCTTCTTAGTTGTGCTGTTGAGCTGATGATAGATGGGCAAGCAGTTACCTCACAGcagagtgaaataaaaaaaatagaggtTGTTG CACTTAGCGTTGGAAAGGTTCAAATTCAAGTAGACCGCAAGCACATTGATGAAGAGGACTATGTTAAACTTCGCTGCGGAGCTGAGAGAGGAACACGCTGCTACTTCTACATTGATCAGAATCCAAACCATATCAGATCTGAGACCTTCAGGGAAGAGTATAAAGTGTGTGTCCTCAGGGTGTCTGGGAAGGAACTGCAGGAAGAGAAAGGTACTGGGATCAGTACAGAGGTCAGTCTGAGCTGTGCTGTTGAGCTTGAAAGTGAGGGGCAAATGATTACTTCATCTCACAGTGAGAAGATCAGAATCAAGGTGGAGG CCAAGTTTGGACGTCTTAGAATTGATATGGATCTGAAACGTATCAACACAGACCAGAATGCTACAATTCGCTGTGAAGCTGAGAGAGGAACACGTTGCCATTTCTACACTGATGAGAGTGAAGCTCCTTTCAGATCAGTGCCATTCAGGGAGCAGTATAAAGTCTGTTCCCTCACTCTGTCTGGGAAGGAGCTGTTGGGACAGAGAGGGACTGGGATCAGGACTGAGGTTGTTCTGAGCTGTGCTGTTGAACTAGGTACACTGGGACAAACATCAACTTCACAACGCAGTAAGAACATCACtgttgaggtggaag ATGTTACCAAATCAGATGAACTTCATAAAAATGGAATCATAAAAGGAAATT GGCATCTTCCAAAAAATGTCAAGTGGGCAGCTGTTGGTGGATTATCCTTCCTGATTCCAATGCTAGTTCTGACCTGTGTCTTCTTCCAGCaca AGAGAAACAAACATGTCAGTGAAAG GGATGTAGAACAGCATGAAAACAGCAATCTTGAGAATACTGTCT atgCCAGTATTAATAAAGGACAACAGAGAGTCATG AAACAGCATGTCACAGACAATGAAGTATGCTATTCCACTTTGATGCATACTGAACGTCAGAAGATAACAGCCCCAGTGATTCAGGTCACTGAAAACTCACAGTATGCCGCTGTGGTGATACACTGA
- the LOC138224156 gene encoding uncharacterized protein isoform X2: MENAALMTKPYIDSPVKQTNIGDNIMIRCRSDGGIHCHFYHNHSAVPFKTTQYSAKYKFCHLSIPVEELVGDRDFGRSTEVSLSCSVEMMIDGQLKHSQHSDINKVEVVDKLSQLERPRIEAHSQYVNEEDVVQMFCYANTGTHCHFYNKYDTVPLGSVPYSEEFNSCSLALPVKELVSERHSGKSPQILLRCSVEVKLGETMVTSRRSQSIRVNLEDDGYSESNVSRDEAGQYSHHCIWVASGKLLFLIAMAVSSIFYFKHKRNKQDGDEQM; this comes from the exons ATGGAAaatgcag cCTTGATGACAAAACCATATATAGATTCTCCAGTGAAACAAACCAATATAGGAGACAACATTATGATTCGCTGCAGATCTGATGGAGGAATTCATTGCCATTTCTACCACAATCACAGTGCGGTCCCTTTCAAAACAACACAATACAGTGCAAAATATAAGTTCTGTCACCTCTCTATCCCTGTCGAGGAGTTAGTGGGGGACAGAGACTTTGGGAGGAGCACTGAAGTGTCTCTGAGCTGTTCTGTTGAAATGATGATTGATGGACAGCTAAAACATTCACAGCACAGTGATATTAACAAAGTGGAGGTTGTTG ACAAGCTAAGTCAACTGGAAAGACCTCGTATTGAAGCACACTCCCAGTATGTCAATGAAGAAGATGTTGTCCAAATGTTCTGCTATGCGAACACAGGAACACATTGTCATTTTTACAATAAGTATGACACAGTTCCTCTTGGATCAGTGCCCTACAGTGAAGAGTTTAATTCCTGCAGCCTGGCTCTCCCTGTGAAAGAGCTGGTGTCAGAGAGACACAGTGGGAAGAGTCCTCAGATTCTCCTCAGGTGTTCGGTGGAAGTGAAGCTGGGAGAAACAATGGTGACCTCAAGACGCAGCCAGAGCATCAGAGTAAATCTGGAAGATGATG GATATTCAGAATCAAATGTGTCCAGAGATGAAGCTG gacaaTACTCTCATCATTGTATCTGGGTTGCTTCTGGTAAATTACTTTTCCTGATAGCAATGGCAGTTTCATCTATCTTTTATTTCAAACACA AAAGAAACAAGCAGGACGGTGATGA acaGATGTGA
- the LOC138224156 gene encoding uncharacterized protein isoform X1, with protein sequence MILLMYFYMLIGVEVKMENAALMTKPYIDSPVKQTNIGDNIMIRCRSDGGIHCHFYHNHSAVPFKTTQYSAKYKFCHLSIPVEELVGDRDFGRSTEVSLSCSVEMMIDGQLKHSQHSDINKVEVVDKLSQLERPRIEAHSQYVNEEDVVQMFCYANTGTHCHFYNKYDTVPLGSVPYSEEFNSCSLALPVKELVSERHSGKSPQILLRCSVEVKLGETMVTSRRSQSIRVNLEDDGYSESNVSRDEAGQYSHHCIWVASGKLLFLIAMAVSSIFYFKHKRNKQDGDEQM encoded by the exons ATGAtcttattaatgtatttttatatgctGA TTGGGGTTGAAGTGAAGATGGAAaatgcag cCTTGATGACAAAACCATATATAGATTCTCCAGTGAAACAAACCAATATAGGAGACAACATTATGATTCGCTGCAGATCTGATGGAGGAATTCATTGCCATTTCTACCACAATCACAGTGCGGTCCCTTTCAAAACAACACAATACAGTGCAAAATATAAGTTCTGTCACCTCTCTATCCCTGTCGAGGAGTTAGTGGGGGACAGAGACTTTGGGAGGAGCACTGAAGTGTCTCTGAGCTGTTCTGTTGAAATGATGATTGATGGACAGCTAAAACATTCACAGCACAGTGATATTAACAAAGTGGAGGTTGTTG ACAAGCTAAGTCAACTGGAAAGACCTCGTATTGAAGCACACTCCCAGTATGTCAATGAAGAAGATGTTGTCCAAATGTTCTGCTATGCGAACACAGGAACACATTGTCATTTTTACAATAAGTATGACACAGTTCCTCTTGGATCAGTGCCCTACAGTGAAGAGTTTAATTCCTGCAGCCTGGCTCTCCCTGTGAAAGAGCTGGTGTCAGAGAGACACAGTGGGAAGAGTCCTCAGATTCTCCTCAGGTGTTCGGTGGAAGTGAAGCTGGGAGAAACAATGGTGACCTCAAGACGCAGCCAGAGCATCAGAGTAAATCTGGAAGATGATG GATATTCAGAATCAAATGTGTCCAGAGATGAAGCTG gacaaTACTCTCATCATTGTATCTGGGTTGCTTCTGGTAAATTACTTTTCCTGATAGCAATGGCAGTTTCATCTATCTTTTATTTCAAACACA AAAGAAACAAGCAGGACGGTGATGA acaGATGTGA